The genomic window ACATATCTAGATGGCCATCCTTTCCCTCAACTACCAAGCAAAATTCAGATTGGTCATTTTTTGAGTAATCCAACCGCTGAAAATCTGATCCCACTTCATCAATAAGAACACGACATGGAGAGCTTGTCCAAGGAATGTGAGGAAATGATGACAGCTTTGGACAATTTACAATCTCAAGCTCCCTTAATGTAGGGAATTGGGTCAAGTTCATCTCCGGTCCTGATCGAGGGCAAGTAGAATGTGAAAATGGCAACTCCATAAGTTCTGGGCAATCTCTTACAATGAATACCTCTAGCAGGGAGAACACATGGGAAGCATCAATTCCAGCCCATTTTGCTAGTCGTGGTATGCCAACTAGCTctaacctttttaatttttgaaaactttgaCTTGTTGTACAACTCAAGGACTCTTCACCGCACGCATTAACCAACCACAATTCACCTAGAGGTGGAAATTTGTTCCACTGTATGCCATCCAGACAAAGAGATTGCAAGTTTTTGGTAGACAAGTTAACACCCAACCATGATGGGCAAGTGGTGCCTCCATGCCCTTTAATATGTAACTCCTGTAGATTGTCATGTGGTTTAAGATTTTCCAGAACATGTTCTGCTCGTGAAGAATCATTAGACCAAACTAATACTAACTTGTGTAAGTGCCTTTTGTTTAAAAGGTTTGCTTCCTCCCCTGTCTGTGCATTTTCGAGATTATAAATGCCCAGTGATCTTTTTAGCACTTCCAATTGCCCTATCTGCCTTAATGCAAATGCCTCAGCTTGTCCTTTGACTTCAAATCTCCTTAATTCTTGTAAACATTTCAGCTTTCCCACATTAGCAATGGCGGAGTGAAGAGAATCATCCCGGACAAGAAAATGCCGCAACTTTACAAGGTTACTCATTTCACTTGGTAAATTAAAGTGACCACTGCATTCTCGTACATCAAGGATCCTCAATTGATAAAATCTTGAAATGATGTTGGATATACTTAATTCTTGAAAATATCCTTTCACAATCCTTAGGTAGCGTAGATGGACAAGTTTTGAGAAGTTTTGCAACATATTCTCCATAGCATAAGATGCAGTAGACATCAAGATGACGCGGAGTGCTTTTGCTTTACTGAACAAATCACCAAAAGGAATGACAAAGCTCCCATGATATTGTCCAAATATCATCAAAGAGTGTAGTTTTTCAACATCTAGTCTCTTATGTAGAGTGCTGAAATCCTTCTTGACATTTTCAAAAGTCACTCTATCATTTACGTCCACGACGTCTATCACAATAGACAAATGCCGTATAGATGGTGGAATTTGCACAGTTCTCACATTAGAACTACTTATAGCAAGATGTTCATATGTTGAAACATTTAGTGCTAACTCATGTAATAGGTCATGCATAGTATAGTACGGAGACCCATCTTTGTTCATGTCTTTTCTGAAAAATCCATAATTAACCAAATCATTCAAATAGCTCAGTCCTATGTCTTCaacttttttgttttgattCTGTGATTGTAATATGTCTAGTCCTATCCACAAGTGAATCACCTCGTCACTTTCAAATCTGTAATCTTCAGGGAACAGAGCACAATATGTAAAACAATGTTGTAGATGAAAAGGGAGATAGTCATAGCTAAGCTTTAGCGCTGGCATAATATCATTCTCACCAGTTTGCAGTTCCCATTCTTTACTTTCGAGGACGCTTGTCCAATGTTCCAAGTTAAGGTGATTTCTCAATAATCTTCCTACAGTTTTTGCTGCCAAAGGGGAGCCCTTTAGTTTTTCCGCTATCTTTTTCCCAGTCACAAGTAAGTCCGCATGATTGTCTATTGATTTCTCATCACCAAATACACATGCTTGGAATAGTTCCCAAAACACATCAGATTCTAGCCCTTCCAATTGTATTGAATGATCAATTGTTTTAACCATTTCTGCGACTGCTAGAAAACGAGTGGTGACTAGAATTATATTTCCTGTTGATTGTGCTTTTCTTAGGGGTGCTAAGAGCCTTTTCCACTCATCCTCATTACCACAATTCCACATATCATCCAAGACAAGTAAAAACCTCTTTGATTTCAACCTTTGCTCGATTAAATCATCTGGGCCACCAGGTTTCTCATCTTTGAGTCCAGGAATTAATTTGGCAATCTCTTCTTTCAATCTATACACATTGAAATTGAGAGAGACACAGACCCAAACCTTAACATCAAAATGGTTCTGTACTtccctatatatattttgagtgaGAGTTGTCTTTCCTATCCCACCTGAACCAACAATTGGAATGATGGTCAGGTCTTTTCCACAATAATCACCCTGAGTAATGTCATTAGTAATTTTACTTCTCTCACTCATCCTCCCATAAAATTCAAGGTCTATAAATTCTGAAGTGGTTACAGGCCGGCTCATAGCAATGCTGCTTGGAAGAAGAGGTGCTTGCCCTGGCATCCGCGAAAGCGCAGCATTGAGACTCATAAGGCCAATGGTGCGGTTTGATTCCAACAACTCCAGATTAAGGATGGTGGAGACCTTGGCGCAGACTGATTTTAGCTGCTCAACGATGTGCTTCATTCTTGTGGATAGATCCACCCTATCAAACTTCAGCTTTGGTGTTTTCACGGTGTGCCCTATGTGCGATGCTTTGCGGGGATAGGTGCAGCAGAGGAACCGGCTTCTTTCTGTAGAAATGTTGCAACGGTGATGAAGGTGTCACAGCCGTCATGTTCGGTTACAAAAGAGAGGCGTGGAAGGTGTTTATATTATCAATGAGATGGATAGTAAGTACCTCGAGCATTGGAAAAGAGCTTGTGAATGCAGCTGCTGCCTGCAAGTGCTTCCCCATCGTTGGCATGGCGACTCGCTTCCCCATTATCTCCGCATGAGCACGCCTTCTTCTTGATGTTTCTGACTGTGTGGCGTGTGTTGAGCACGAGGCCATAGAGGCAGCCCTTGGCGTGCTCTTCGGCGGCCTCATAGGTGCCATCAAGCTCGTCCTGGATACGGAAGTAGTCGAGCTCGTCCAGCACGTCCTCGGCGTCGTAGGCGAGGCCACGCAGCTGCaggagcagctgctgcagcgCAAGGTTGCTGGTCTCTCTGCCGCGGGCATTGTGTAGCATCCCCTGCGCGTAGAGCAGCTCCGTCTTGATGGCGCCAATGTTGGGGCCGAGCTCCGTGCTGGCAGCCCACGCCTCAACGAACCCTCCGGAGAGCGGGCTCAGCGCCTTGCCAACCACCCACCGCGCCGCGTTCACGGCCGCCGACTCCATTGATCTGTCTGGTCTCTACTCCGCTAGCTAAGCTGAGGAGAGTGGGAGAATGGAAGAGCTGTGGACTGCGAGAGAACAAAGCAGTCCAGGAGTAGTAGTAGAGAAGGGAATGGTGAAGAGCGAGCAGATAGTGAAGGACTACCAAACCACGGCGAAAGTATTGTTTGTTTTCTGAACCCTGTTCGAACTTTACCAAATGGTGCTCTCAAAAATGGATTTAAAAAAACCAAAGTCGTCCTGCTCTTCTTGAATCtgatttaaaaaaactaaacgtCTAATCGGCCCCGAAAACCATAATTAGAACGCAATAGTAAACGTACAGGCGGTACAGCCAATGGATTGCAAAGGTGCATAATGCCAGATTCGCCACTGTTCCTTCAGGCGGTGTTTGGattcagggacttaactttagtccctatatttagacactaatttagagtattaaatatagactacttacaaaactaattacataaatgaaagctaattcgcgagataaattttttaagcctaattaatccataattagagaatgtttactgtagcatcacataggctaatcatggattaattaggctcaaaagattcgtctcgtgacttagtccaagattatggatgggttttattaatagtctacgtttaatatttataattagtgttcaaacatccgatgtgatagggacttaaaagttttagtcccatctataCAGGGCCACTAAGCTACCGGGATAGAGCAATTTGCCCGCATGTGGGATGTGGCAGTGTGGCAGTGGCACAGAGGAAGAACAGATCTGATAAGCAACAGCCCATGCTGTATCGCATATTATTAAGGGCGCGGGCTGGGGCGATGTTGGTGCGGGCCACGTCGCCCCTTTTTCCTTCCGCCGTCCGATCAGGCGTGGGCGGCTGGGATTGAGGCGCGCGGTGGAAATTTTGCGAAAAATCCCTCCGATTTATATATAATTCAATATGGGTCCCTCGCGAACAGTTTCTATGAGCCGATGTTTTACGTGAAGGCCCTTGTAGTAGCCGGATATTCCGTGCGTGGGAGAGAAAAAACGCGAATCAGGACCGCGCTGTAAAATCTTAAAGTCGAGAGGCTTTTTTGCATAATGATCCCCACTAGCCCACccacccccaaaccctagccgccgccttccgtctcgcctcctccccctcgtccCCATCCTCTCGCTCtcctgcctccgcctccgcctccccctcgcgccgccgcctccgtcccgcgcgaccgcctccgcctccgcctacGCCTCTGCcttcccctcgcgccgccgcgtccacctcatcgccgccgccgtcgcttcgTCGTCTCCCAGCGTTCATATATACCGTTGTAACACCAGCATATACTCCCACATTGACTAATATTTATAACTATAACAACAAGGTTGACTGCGCCATTGGAAACTATACATGGCCATGTGCTCTGCACCTCTCTTGACCTAGCTAGAGAAAGCAATGTCTTCCTTGAATTAATACTTGACCGAcaagaaaataatttgaaatttgtaGTTTGTtcaacacatgcatatatgataCGCCTCGGTGGAGGGGCAGGCAGGCATGGCGTGTGCAAACCACGCGAAAACGCGAGATACGCTGAACCTGTTGCATATGCGTTACGTTCCACTTGGCCGGATTTGCACACACGTAATGTGAACGCGAGCCGTTGAATGCGTGATCCCGTTTTCCTTTCTCGGCTGGCGGCACGAGACATATATATCGCGCCGAATATACCACCAGGGTAGAGGAGATAGCCTGGATATTAGAATAGGAATTGTTCGGGATCTTCACGTCGGGGGTACGCGCGGCGCTCGTTTCGCAATcgtcatcgctgacgtcatGCGCGGGGCATGCGTTGCTACTAAGGGCATCAGCAATGTATATGGCCCAAGTGGTCTTTAAGGTGGGGCCATATAAATGTAGTCCACACCTAATAACACTTGCTACAATGTATAAACAGCAAAGTGGTCCTTAAGGTGGGTCCCATCTAAATAAAAAATCTTACTGCTCCTCAACtaccccttcccttctcttctctccccttctcttcaTCCGATCCCCTTTCCTCTCGCGTTCTTCTTCTCTCGCGAGGCAGCGGTGCTCGTCGGATCCGTCGGCAGCGGAGGCgttggaggaggtggaggcggcggcggcggtgctcgtgGACGGGGCTGGATCCAGCAGCGGCGAAGgcgttggaggaggaggcggcggcggcgacgcccgcgggaggaggaggaggcggcggcggcggtgctcatGGGCGgggctggatccggcggcggcgacgctcgcgggaggaggaggaggcggcggtcgcgACGCCGGCGggtgaaggaggaggcggcggcagcgcagcTCTCCGGCGGTGGTGACGACCAGCGCGAGGAGGTCgtggctgcagcagcagctctccGGCGGTCCTCCAGTGGCTGGGGAGACGGCTCTCGTGGGTGAatctccggcgacctcctcccggGTGCTCTCTCTCCGGTGGCGGCAAGGAACTGataggtgagagagagaggagagttccaagagagagagaaataatgaGTTTTTTATTCCATAAGGGCAAGCATTAGCTATAAGGGTGGCTCATCTAAAAAATACCTATAATGACCACTTGCACAATGTATAAAGACTACTTGAGGGGCTTAAGGCCCTCTATATTTTCACATTGTGAATGCCCTAAGGCCAGCGAACTCTATGGGTTCGTACGTGACCACGTGTATAGTGCGAATTTGCTAATGCGCGACtgaccgcgcgcgcgccctcccgcgcggcgaggcacgtggcgcgcgcggagagggccgcggcggcagcgcgtgCGCAGGTGGGGCCCGGgcggttttttttctttctctttcatgtttggtttttcttttcgggtttttttttctggttttttcttttttttcctttcggtttttttaatatatatgtgtacaaactttttatacgtacttatacaaactttatatacgtatatataaagtttgtatatgtgtatacaaacttcatatacatcatatataaagtgtatatacacgtatacaaactttgtatgtatcgtatataaagtttgtgtatgcgtatacaaactttgtatctCGTATGTATACAAACCTTATATTGTGTCCGATTTTTGTTtctggtttttttatttttttttagttttttccttgtgggttttttcgtttttatacGTACGGGATACAAAGTTTCTATACACCTATACAAAGTTTGtgtacgcgtatacaaactttgtatcccgtacatatacaaaatttatgtgtacaaactttatttacgtgatgtatttttttttcaattatttaatacatatatatataaagtttgtatacgttgtatataaacttttgtatacgtatacatgtatatatatacttcgtATTTTTAGTAGTACTAGTTGTAGTATAataatagtactagtagtagtactagttgtATATAGACCGGTTCCTACTACTACAACCACCTAGCAGCAAGCAACAGCAATGCTAGTAGTATTAACTGCGTGCAGGGCCCactagtagcagcagcaacagtgcTAGTAGTCCTAGCTGCGTGCGCGGGGCCCACTAGTAGCAGCGCTAGTCAGTGATTAAAGTAGGCATGGACAGAAACCTGCAAGCAACCAAATGGGAGTAACTGCAGATGCAGAGAGCTATTAAttttcaaacatccgatgtgatagggacttaaaagttttagtcccatatccctatcacatcggatgtttggacacttattataaatattaaatgtagactattaataaaacccatccataatcatggactaattcgcgagacgaatctattgagcctaattaatccatgattagcctatgtgatgctacagtaaacattctctaattatagattaattaggcttaaaaaatttgtcacgcaaattagctttcatttatgtaattagttttgtaagtagtctatatttaatactctaaattagtgtctaaatagagggactaaagttaagtccctggatctaAGCACCACCTAAGGAACATACGCTTCAAAGCGATTTGCGCTCTGGGGGTGCCTCGCGTACATCGTGGCCGGTGCAGCGACGACGAGCCAGTGGAGGGACGTGTGCTTGTTGCCGGAGCAAGGCCGGTGGCGGGAGCGGAGCCCCTCGCCAACCCGCCACCCGCCAAGATTCTCCACGTCTTCCACTCTCGAGTCTCGAGTGAGTCTCCCATGGTCGAGTCCAACCCCAACAACCACAGTCCGAAGTACGAATAAGTACATTTCAGGTCTCTTTAACTTATACCGAATCCCATTTTCATCCCGgaacccaaaaaccagatacaactcTCCCAACTTATAAGACCAGTACAAACGAGATCCCTCGACAATATTATCCCTAGTTTTGACTGACGTGACACCTACTTAGCtaatttgactaggtcttcatcccacgtggcattgagaCATTGATTAACATGGCGTTTACATGGTAGTTTAattcgggaaaaaaaataaaaggagcaaaattgaaaactaaatAAGTAAAACAAAATATGGGGTCCCCATGTCAGTCAAACAAgattaaaaatagtgggacccacatgtcaatgggtcccacttcctccacctcactCTATCTCCTCAATCTCTTCACCGAGGCAGCGCCGCTATCGACGACAACACACCGAAAGggtgtaa from Oryza glaberrima chromosome 6, OglaRS2, whole genome shotgun sequence includes these protein-coding regions:
- the LOC127777643 gene encoding putative disease resistance protein RGA3, which produces MESAAVNAARWVVGKALSPLSGGFVEAWAASTELGPNIGAIKTELLYAQGMLHNARGRETSNLALQQLLLQLRGLAYDAEDVLDELDYFRIQDELDGTYEAAEEHAKGCLYGLVLNTRHTVRNIKKKACSCGDNGEASRHANDGEALAGSSCIHKLFSNARERSRFLCCTYPRKASHIGHTVKTPKLKFDRVDLSTRMKHIVEQLKSVCAKVSTILNLELLESNRTIGLMSLNAALSRMPGQAPLLPSSIAMSRPVTTSEFIDLEFYGRMSERSKITNDITQGDYCGKDLTIIPIVGSGGIGKTTLTQNIYREVQNHFDVKVWVCVSLNFNVYRLKEEIAKLIPGLKDEKPGGPDDLIEQRLKSKRFLLVLDDMWNCGNEDEWKRLLAPLRKAQSTGNIILVTTRFLAVAEMVKTIDHSIQLEGLESDVFWELFQACVFGDEKSIDNHADLLVTGKKIAEKLKGSPLAAKTVGRLLRNHLNLEHWTSVLESKEWELQTGENDIMPALKLSYDYLPFHLQHCFTYCALFPEDYRFESDEVIHLWIGLDILQSQNQNKKVEDIGLSYLNDLVNYGFFRKDMNKDGSPYYTMHDLLHELALNVSTYEHLAISSSNVRTVQIPPSIRHLSIVIDVVDVNDRVTFENVKKDFSTLHKRLDVEKLHSLMIFGQYHGSFVIPFGDLFSKAKALRVILMSTASYAMENMLQNFSKLVHLRYLRIVKGYFQELSISNIISRFYQLRILDVRECSGHFNLPSEMSNLVKLRHFLVRDDSLHSAIANVGKLKCLQELRRFEVKGQAEAFALRQIGQLEVLKRSLGIYNLENAQTGEEANLLNKRHLHKLVLVWSNDSSRAEHVLENLKPHDNLQELHIKGHGGTTCPSWLGVNLSTKNLQSLCLDGIQWNKFPPLGELWLVNACGEESLSCTTSQSFQKLKRLELVGIPRLAKWAGIDASHVFSLLEVFIVRDCPELMELPFSHSTCPRSGPEMNLTQFPTLRELEIVNCPKLSSFPHIPWTSSPCRVLIDEVGSDFQRLDYSKNDQSEFCLVVEGKDGHLDMSFWNVLAFSNLTELKYLYLKKCPPLPLKHLLVLSCLRSLTIHVSSNVLLNVEAENTVGYQFQIEDLSIDDCSCSGKELTLLLSLFPKLSGLSLVRCGNIRGLGVAKEQMMAISASSSSPSGHKLEDARVGQEQEQLRGEDEKAAADSGLLLLPHQLQELFISNISELILQFDSLVDGTAGGLRGIGGGLQGLHSLRTLTVGDCPNFLSSYYSSSSSSCFPFPPSLQNLFFDGVGGMETLAPLSNLSSLTRLIIEGCMDLSGEGLSSLLAHGKLTDLRIRKTPKFFVGCGSDPLQLQCLETDDITKVLAAPICSLLASSLTSLTIRSNNEVERFTKEQSAALLLLSSLQDLEFRCCSELQSLPTGLHRLTSLKRLKIWFCPAIRSLPKGGLPSSLEVLDVRYSDNEELKRQCRKLRGTIPIIKDRYYY